In Brettanomyces bruxellensis chromosome 8, complete sequence, a genomic segment contains:
- a CDS encoding uncharacterized protein (BUSCO:EOG09262JAT): MRASLRLDEQEKGQRSSTVIQEVKYNKNANNRSKWNGGITLPQRMASACVGSVLTSLLVTPFDVVRIRLQQQEMLFPPGLKNADRCCRRIVFWEENNGDIMAGVRENSFCSKNSCVTESRLPNTMTGISKIAKNEGISALYRGIGLTLLMAIPSNVVYFSGYDILRTSSPLEKSHPILNPLLCGASARILAATSVAPMELIKTRLQAVPARQKNIRSFVILKMVLKNMWKDLRDKGPSSLFKGLQLTLWRDVPFSGIYWAAYESLTKWFKRTRLLSSERDDLSGSSPFNGTIFTRSFLSGSIAGITAALFTNPFDVGKTRFQVASEQDPKSFGTLSTLAKKGTTKASETLGRQPMFKFLFTIYKNEGLGALYVGIFPRCLKIAPSCAIMISTYEVSKQFFKKVDQGRLI; encoded by the coding sequence ATGCGTGCATCTTTGAGGCTTGACGAGCAGGAAAAAGGACAGAGATCATCTACAGTAATACAGGAAGTCaaatataacaaaaatGCCAATAATAGAAGTAAATGGAATGGTGGTATAACACTTCCTCAGAGAATGGCGAGTGCGTGTGTCGGATCCGTTTTAACATCTTTACTGGTTACACCTTTTGATGTTGTGAGAATTCGGCTCCAACAACAGGAAATGCTTTTTCCACCTGGTCTAAAGAATGCCGACCGGTGTTGTAGGAGGATAGTTTTTTGGGAGGAGAACAACGGAGATATTATGGCAGGTGTGAGGGAAAATTCTTTCTGCAGTAAGAATAGTTGCGTGACGGAAAGTCGCCTACCAAATACAATGACAGGGATCTCAAAAATAGCAAAGAATGAAGGAATTAGCGCCCTTTACAGGGGTATTGGATTAACACTGCTAATGGCGATTCCATCCAATGTTGTGTACTTCAGTGGTTATGACATTCTTAGGACCAGCTCACCGTTGGAGAAATCACATCCTATTTTAAATCCGCTGCTTTGTGGAGCATCGGCCAGGATCCTTGCCGCAACTTCGGTTGCGCCGATGGAATTGATAAAAACGAGGTTGCAGGCGGTTCCCGCTAGGCAAAAGAATATACGCTCATTTGTAATTTTAAAGATGgtgttgaaaaatatgtgGAAAGATCTAAGGGACAAAGGACCATCGAGTCTTTTCAAGGGCTTACAATTAACACTTTGGAGAGACGTTCCATTTTCCGGGATATACTGGGCGGCATATGAGTCATTAACGAAATGGTTCAAACGGACAAGACTTTTGAGTTCAGAAAGAGATGATTTGTCGGGTAGTAGCCCGTTCAATGGAACAATTTTCACAAGATCATTTCTCTCTGGTTCTATTGCGGGAATCACTGCAGCACTTTTTACCAATCCTTTTGATGTTGGTAAGACAAGATTCCAAGTGGCTTCGGAACAAGATCCAAAATCATTTGGTACTTTAAGTACATTAGCAAAGAAGGGCACTACCAAGGCTAGTGAAACATTGGGTAGACAACCGATGTTTAAGTTTTTATTCACaatatacaaaaatgaGGGGTTGGGAGCACTTTACGTAGGTATCTTCCCCAGATGCCTGAAAATAGCACCTTCATGTGCCATAATGATTTCAACGTATGAAGTTTCTAAgcaatttttcaagaaagtGGATCAGGGCCGTTTAATATGA
- a CDS encoding uncharacterized protein (BUSCO:EOG092609RF) yields the protein MPTSELRHGLLNDQSFLNNLQSHYFSHYDLKRNTTGANISPEDTKHKIPDWKSQGNNKKTTTAALVMCLNLGIPPPDIIRPQECPFLESFVNPNAYSDPKKALQAIGRNLQLNFESISSRTKYKQSLDPSVEDIKRLCTTLRRNAKDERILFYYNGHGVPQPTQSGEIWVFNRGYTQYIPVSLYDLQNWIGAPCIFVIDTSAAGNVIENNKKFIQKRIDDEANHHGDPAAPSSVSSYIESLQLGACGSKEILPMNPDLPADFFTCCLTSPIEMSVKWFVLSSPLRKEGNYDILKDSEGQIEIPGRLTDRRTPLGELNWIFIAVTDTIAWTSLPRPLFKKLFRQDLMVAALFRNFLLAKKIMPLAGCHPVSDPPLPNVNDHPMWDSWELAIDEVLGQLVRQKKVEKPKPNLSDIPQLQSVDSESTHHHTRQNQQNNHQNTSQRGRTGGKQANGQQRNISTSSTPLKGQMISSASQIKKLITYQHSSFFEQHLTAFEIWLRYGSSSKKPPQQLPIVLQVLLSQAHRLRALHLLSQFLDLGPWAVYLALSIGIFPYILRLLQSPSSELKPILTFIWARIMSVDYRNTQQELFKDRRYNYFVQIFTTQAPHTFVDSSYANGNIHDVVGSKLTFDDQKAMSAFVLACFVRGFENGQKVCLSVELVKTCIYYIETSESPLLRQWSAMLIAELVDGRAEAAAVFMKSRLTTRLLRFIDDPIPEVRAAIVNALANFILFVSIQDEVDNSYITLQEELNEQELQIAVKVLSLINEGSPLIRREMNCFFSRFVVKYIEFFVICAFFQLEEEITLMDNPSIIDEVRRKSPAYGSIFSSIWKALLISSEDPHDEVRDYAEQIVDYIVWKLNESPLEDAVRGMESYIFHKKASINVNGVLSSNASDIASSIIHIQSPKLSTSQRDVENRRIQSMTVLPHNNGQTDLKLRRTASTISNSTIGKSILAKAAGWIKNMKISEEIDGDDSSSIFKLPLSQQPDTIPYGSLPKPTTPRFHPGNEMNGKPELPLKSQFFEYSCEYFQEPQLGKKDSDEPGSEEYTKRLWRRNRNEAIISETQPQKEMALRGDWTNVVANLNNKTQPKIVKFMQFENWLVSTDERDTVTTFDWEKQEELSKFSNGNPFGTKISDVKFLNEDDIPLLLTCSSDGVVRIYKNFDDISKYKLITAWRALTDMILTPRSVGLISEWQQSRGTLMVTGDVKVIKLWDAPREKCVEEIPLRSTSQITSLTSDQVSGDIFVGGFRDGTIRVYDRRVEARESMVKLYKPKSRTGISSIKSIHMQRGGMRELASGASNGFVKLWDIRMNDPILSFRAFNKTMTTSIIHEHAPVIACASKKINIYSTAGQLLNSINNTGFMNQLNETAGNNSYINCLALHPHRMMLAKGQNQSSNISVYQCMDNSDSEY from the coding sequence ATGCCAACGTCCGAACTTCGACATGGCTTGTTAAACGATCAATCGTTTTTGAATAATCTCCAGTCTCATTACTTTTCTCATTATGATTTGAAACGAAATACGACTGGTGCAAATATTTCCCCAGAGGACACCAAACATAAAATTCCCGACTGGAAATCGCAaggaaacaacaaaaaaaccACAACAGCTGCATTAGTTATGTGCTTGAACTTGGGAATTCCACCTCCGGACATAATTCGTCCACAGGAATGCCCATTTTTGGAGTCTTTTGTTAATCCAAATGCCTATTCGGATCCGAAGAAAGCCCTTCAGGCGATTGGTAGAAATCTTCAACTTAATTTTGAatcaatatcttcaagaacaaaatataaacaGTCATTAGACCCATCTGTCGAGGATATAAAGCGATTATGCACCACATTACGTCGAAATGCAAAAGATGAACgtattctattttattaCAATGGCCATGGAGTTCCTCAACCCACTCAAAGCGGAGAGATATGGGTCTTTAACAGAGGCTATACCCAATACATACCTGTCAGCTTATACGATTTACAAAATTGGATTGGTGCACCCTGCATTTTTGTAATTGATACTTCAGCTGCTGGTAATGTTattgaaaacaacaaaaagtttattcaaaagagaattgatgatgaagcaaACCATCATGGAGACCCTGCTGCCCCTTCTTCGGTGAGTTCATATATAGAATCACTGCAACTTGGAGCTTGCGGATCAAAAGAGATCTTACCGATGAATCCGGATTTACCTGCAGATTTCTTTACTTGTTGTCTAACTTCCCCGATTGAAATGAGTGTTAAGTGGTTCGTACTATCTTCACCACTACGGAAAGAAGGTAATTATGATATTTTAAAAGACAGTGAAGGACAGATAGAGATTCCAGGAAGACTTACTGATAGAAGAACACCATTGGGAGAGCTCAATTGGATATTTATTGCTGTGACGGATACAATTGCTTGGACGTCATTACCACGACCATTGTTCAAAAAGCTCTTTAGGCAGGATTTAATGGTGGCTGCACTTTTCAGAaactttcttcttgcaaagaaaattatgCCACTGGCTGGATGCCATCCTGTTTCTGATCCACCACTGCCTAATGTTAATGATCATCCAATGTGGGATTCTTGGGAGTTAGCAATTGATGAGGTATTGGGTCAGCTTGTCAGGCAAAAGAAGGTGGAAAAGCCAAAGCCAAATCTTTCCGATATTCCTCAACTACAGTCGGTAGATTCAGAATCGACACATCACCACACCCGTCAGAATCAGCAGAATAATCACCAAAACACTTCACAGAGAGGTAGAACCGGCGGGAAACAAGCAAACGGTcaacaaagaaatatttcaacatcttctACACCTCTCAAAGGCCAAATGATTTCCTCTGCTTCTCAGATTAAGAAGTTGATTACGTATCaacattcttctttctttgagCAACATCTTACGGCTTTTGAAATATGGCTTCGATATGGATCGAGTTCGAAGAAACCTCCACAACAGTTACCTATAGTTCTTCAGGTCTTGTTATCTCAGGCACATAGACTACGTGCATTACATCTACTAtcacaatttttggatttggGTCCATGGGCTGTGTATCTTGCGTTAAGTATCGGAATCTTTCCATATATTTTAAGACTTTTACAAAGCCCTTCCTCTGAACTTAAGCCAATTTTGACATTTATTTGGGCTAGGATTATGTCGGTCGACTATAGGAATACCCAACAAGAACTTTTTAAAGACAGAAGATACAATTATTTTGTTCAGATATTTACAACACAAGCTCCACATACATTTGTCGATAGTTCATATGCTAACGGAAACATACATGACGTTGTTGGCAGCAAGTTAACATTCGACGACCAAAAAGCAATGAGTGCATTCGTTTTGGCATGCTTTGTTCGTGGATTCGAGAACGGTCAAAAAGTTTGTCTCTCCGTTGAGCTAGTAAAAACATGCATATATTATATAGAAACATCTGAGAGCCCATTATTGAGACAGTGGAGTGCTATGCTTATTGCTGAGTTGGTGGATGGGAGGGCCGAAGCAGCCGCAGTGTTTATGAAGAGCAGGTTGACAACCAGATTATTGAGGTTTATAGATGATCCAATTCCCGAAGTTCGTGCTGCCATTGTGAATGCTCTTGCAAATTTCATTCTCTTTGTTAGCATCCAGGATGAGGTAGATAATTCTTATATCACATTGCAGGAAGAATTGAATGAGCAAGAACTACAAATTGCCGTCAAAGTTCTTTCGCTAATAAATGAGGGGTCGCCCTTAATTAGACGAGAGATGAACTGCTTCTTTAGTCGCTTTGTCGTTAAGTACATCGAGTTCTTTGTTAtttgtgcattttttcAATTAGAGGAAGAAATCACTCTTATGGACAATCCATCTATTATTGACGAGGTGAGAAGAAAATCTCCTGCATATggttcaattttttcttcaatatgGAAAGCTTTACTTATATCAAGCGAGGACCCTCATGATGAAGTGCGCGATTATGCGGAACAAATTGTGGACTATATCGTATGGAAGTTGAATGAAAGCCCATTGGAGGATGCTGTCAGAGGAATGGAAAGCTATATTTTCCacaaaaaagcaagcaTCAATGTAAATGGCGTTCTTTCATCAAATGCCAGTGATATTGCCTCCTCAATAATTCACATCCAGTCACCGAAACTTTCAACTTCCCAAAGGGATGTCGAAAACAGAAGGATCCAGTCGATGACAGTGCTTCCTCACAATAACGGTCAAACCGATTTGAAACTCCGGCGTACTGCGtcaacaatttcaaattcaaccATAGGGAAATCGATTTTAGCAAAAGCTGCAGGTTGGattaaaaatatgaagataTCAGAAGAGATTGACGGTGATGATTCTTCAAGTATTTTCAAACTTCCGCTTTCCCAGCAACCAGATACAATTCCTTATGGAAGCCTGCCAAAACCCACGACACCGAGGTTTCATCCTGGAAACGAGATGAATGGAAAACCCGAATTACCACTGAAGAGCCAGTTTTTTGAGTATAGTTGTGAATATTTCCAGGAACCTCAATTAGGAAAGAAGGATTCGGATGAACCAGGAAGCGAGGAATATACAAAAAGACTTTGGCGGAGAAACAGAAATGAAGCGATAATATCAGAAACTCAGCCACAAAAGGAAATGGCTTTAAGAGGCGATTGGACTAATGTTGTCGCAAACTTAAACAATAAAACTCAACCTAAAATTGTCAAATTTATGCAGTTTGAGAATTGGTTAGTTTCAACAGATGAAAGAGATACCGTTACAACCTTCGACTGGGAAAAACAAGAGGAgttatcaaaattttccAATGGTAATCCTTTCGGGACTAAAATATCCGACgttaaatttttgaatgaaGATGACATCCCTCTTTTATTAACTTGTTCCAGTGATGGCGTTGTGAGAATATACAAAAACTTTGAtgatatttcaaaatacaAACTCATTACCGCATGGAGAGCCCTTACAGATATGATTTTGACACCTCGGTCTGTTGGCCTTATTTCTGAATGGCAACAAAGTCGTGGTACACTTATGGTTACGGGTGATGTAAAGGTAATAAAATTATGGGATGCTCCTAGGGAGAAATGTGTGGAGGAGATTCCATTGAGATCCACATCACAAATTACTTCTCTTACGTCAGACCAAGTTAGTGGTGATATATTTGTCGGCGGGTTCAGGGATGGTACTATAAGAGTTTACGATCGGAGGGTTGAAGCAAGGGAGTCAATGGTGAAGCTCTACAAGCCGAAGTCTCGTACTGGAATTTCTTCCATAAAAAGTATACATATGCAGAGGGGTGGGATGAGAGAACTAGCCTCTGGAGCATCAAACGGATTTGTGAAATTATGGGACATTCGAATGAACGATCCAATATTAAGCTTCAGGGCTTTTAATAAGACGATGACCACTTCTATTATCCATGAACATGCACCGGTGATAGCCTGTGCctcaaaaaagataaatatttACAGCACAGCAGGGCAACTTCTAAACAGTATAAATAATACTGGCTTTATGAATCAACTTAATGAGACTGCTGGAAACAACAGTTATATCAACTGCTTGGCGTTACATCCTCATAGAATGATGCTAGCAAAAGGTCAAAATCAGAGTTCTAATATCTCCGTCTATCAATGCATGGACAattctgattctgaatATTGA